A stretch of the Anaerolineales bacterium genome encodes the following:
- a CDS encoding branched-chain amino acid ABC transporter permease — translation MINLEFITNTLSLGSLYAMLALGLVIVYGILRLVNFAYGELIMVGGYTMYLLTFYTPLPWLAVVVLAVLAAVVTSLLTELVAFRPVREKSLTAMLITSFAVSTILQNGALLIISPRARAVTLPQIFQTSVMIAGTSVPWRNILTIVTCIATLALLTLLLRRTVLGIALRAAADNFTMTRMLGVPANTVISTAFAISGIMAGIVSIFWIARSASVTPTIGLPPLLVAFVATVIGGMRSLTGAVVGGFVYATIISLLGVLLPPGLVEFREAFMFAFVIIILLIRPEGLIRSKTSVERVG, via the coding sequence TTGATCAACCTGGAATTCATCACCAACACGCTCAGCCTCGGCAGCCTGTATGCCATGTTGGCCTTGGGGCTGGTGATCGTCTATGGCATCCTGCGTCTGGTCAACTTCGCCTATGGCGAGCTGATCATGGTCGGCGGCTACACCATGTACCTACTTACCTTTTACACCCCCCTGCCCTGGCTGGCGGTGGTCGTGCTGGCGGTGTTGGCTGCCGTGGTGACCAGCCTGTTGACCGAGCTGGTGGCCTTCCGCCCGGTGCGGGAAAAATCGTTGACCGCCATGCTGATCACCTCCTTCGCCGTCAGCACCATTCTGCAGAACGGCGCCCTGCTGATCATTTCCCCCCGCGCGCGTGCCGTGACCCTGCCGCAGATCTTCCAGACCAGCGTCATGATCGCCGGCACCAGCGTGCCCTGGCGCAATATCCTCACCATCGTCACCTGCATCGCCACGCTGGCGCTGCTCACGCTGCTGCTGCGGCGCACCGTGCTGGGCATCGCCCTGCGCGCCGCCGCCGACAACTTCACCATGACCCGTATGCTGGGCGTGCCCGCCAACACGGTCATCTCCACCGCCTTCGCCATCAGCGGCATCATGGCCGGCATCGTCTCCATCTTCTGGATCGCGCGCTCCGCTTCGGTAACGCCCACCATTGGCCTACCACCCCTGCTGGTGGCGTTTGTCGCCACCGTCATCGGAGGGATGCGCAGCCTGACCGGTGCCGTGGTGGGCGGATTCGTTTACGCCACCATCATCAGCCTGCTGGGCGTGCTCCTGCCGCCGGGGTTGGTGGAATTCCGTGAAGCCTTCATGTTCGCCTTTGTCATCATCATCCTGCTCATCCGACCCGAGGGCCTGATCCGCAGCAAGACCTCCGTGGAGCGCGTGGGATGA
- a CDS encoding ABC transporter ATP-binding protein, with protein MLELNGVHARYGAITALRGVSINVSQGELVALLGVNGAGKSTTLGCIAGVLRPWQGGIAFEGGSIVGKSPEQIARLGISLVPEGRDIFPSLTVEENLRLGAFTRSERTEYRRNLDEVYDLFPVLKERLQQPGGTLSGGEQQQLAIARALMSSPRLLMLDEPSLGLAPALVDQIFELIARLHQRGVTILLVEQNVDRTLEIVDRAYLMNTGLIESQGTAQQLRSRADIESIYMGVGRQVKK; from the coding sequence ATGCTAGAGCTGAATGGCGTCCACGCCCGTTACGGAGCCATCACCGCCCTGCGCGGCGTGTCCATCAATGTCAGCCAGGGCGAGCTGGTGGCTCTGCTGGGCGTCAACGGGGCGGGGAAATCCACCACCCTGGGATGCATCGCCGGCGTGCTGCGGCCCTGGCAGGGGGGTATTGCCTTTGAGGGTGGTTCCATCGTCGGCAAGTCTCCCGAGCAGATCGCCCGCCTGGGCATCTCCCTGGTGCCCGAAGGGCGCGACATCTTCCCCAGCCTGACCGTGGAGGAGAACCTGCGCCTGGGTGCTTTCACCCGCAGCGAAAGAACCGAGTACCGGCGCAACCTCGATGAGGTCTACGACCTCTTCCCGGTGCTCAAGGAGCGCCTGCAGCAGCCTGGGGGCACCCTCTCGGGCGGCGAGCAGCAGCAGCTGGCCATCGCCCGCGCGCTCATGTCCAGTCCGCGCCTGCTCATGCTGGACGAGCCCTCCCTGGGCCTGGCCCCCGCCCTGGTCGACCAGATTTTCGAGCTGATCGCCCGCCTGCACCAGCGCGGCGTGACCATCCTGCTGGTCGAGCAGAACGTGGACCGCACCCTGGAGATCGTCGACCGGGCCTATCTGATGAATACTGGCCTGATCGAAAGCCAGGGTACTGCCCAGCAGCTGCGCAGCCGCGCAGACATCGAAAGCATCTATATGGGCGTCGGACGCCAGGTAAAGAAATAA
- a CDS encoding ABC transporter ATP-binding protein — translation MTSDISAAGPSREALTIRGLSKYFAGLHALDGVSFILRRGEILGLIGPNGSGKTTLINVVTGLLPATSGQVFVDGAEITNKKPHQVGHAGLARTFQTIRLFRELTVLENVEVAAVSMGHSRRDARKRAGQVLEEIGISRWAEMRAGVLPYGLERRVEVARALATEPKFLFLDEPAAGLNEDEGEELLQVLAAIPARKNLGMLIVDHDMRLIMGLCHRLHVLNFGKTIGEGTPQEVRQIPAVLQAYLGKAAAGG, via the coding sequence GTTATCCAAGTACTTTGCCGGCCTGCACGCCCTGGACGGCGTGAGCTTCATCCTGCGGCGCGGCGAGATCCTTGGCCTGATCGGGCCGAACGGCTCCGGCAAGACCACCCTCATCAATGTAGTCACCGGCCTGCTGCCCGCCACCAGCGGGCAGGTCTTTGTGGACGGCGCGGAGATCACCAACAAGAAGCCCCATCAGGTGGGCCACGCCGGCCTGGCGCGCACTTTCCAGACCATCCGCCTCTTCCGCGAGCTGACCGTGCTCGAAAACGTGGAGGTGGCCGCGGTCAGCATGGGCCACTCGCGCCGGGACGCCCGCAAACGGGCCGGGCAGGTGCTGGAGGAGATCGGCATCTCGCGCTGGGCGGAGATGCGCGCCGGGGTGCTGCCCTACGGCCTCGAGCGCCGCGTGGAAGTGGCCCGCGCCCTGGCCACCGAGCCGAAGTTCCTCTTCCTGGATGAGCCCGCCGCCGGGTTGAACGAGGACGAGGGCGAAGAGCTGCTGCAGGTGCTGGCAGCGATCCCCGCGCGGAAGAACCTGGGTATGTTGATCGTCGATCACGACATGCGCCTGATCATGGGCCTATGCCACCGGCTGCACGTGCTGAACTTCGGCAAGACCATCGGCGAGGGCACGCCCCAAGAAGTGCGGCAGATCCCGGCTGTGCTCCAGGCCTATCTGGGCAAGGCCGCAGCCGGAGGCTGA